From a region of the Rhodococcus sp. 4CII genome:
- a CDS encoding CaiB/BaiF CoA-transferase family protein has product MTRPLRGLKVLDLTWVVAGPVMTRALADFGATVVRLESSRRVETARYMQPFHGGEVSTEGSALYGTWNAGKLGVTVNLRDEEGQQIVRDLTAWADVVLEAFSPGTLSKWGLDYTSLSADHPDLIMVSSSISGQTGPLSRLAGFGNVGAALSGFQEVSGWPEDVPIGPFGPYTDFVGPRMGLAVLLAALEHRAETGEGCYIDLSQVESGVYFQAPELVEYELTGAVAQRMGNRDRAFAPHGVFRTADETIDGEDKARFVAIAVTTDEQWTQLAAWLGDDTLTADASLVTASGRLAAQDLLEAAIERVSCNRVAQEIEIELQARGVPAHVVAASRDFIDDPQIAARGHLIALDHPLFGTTVVEGPRYLLSDTPAKVENAAPTFGRDNELVLRDILGYDEDRVRDLIESGVMK; this is encoded by the coding sequence ATGACCCGCCCCCTGCGAGGACTGAAAGTCCTCGACCTCACCTGGGTTGTCGCCGGTCCCGTCATGACACGGGCGCTGGCCGACTTCGGCGCCACCGTAGTGCGTCTGGAATCATCGAGAAGGGTCGAGACCGCCCGCTACATGCAGCCGTTCCATGGAGGAGAGGTCTCCACTGAAGGGTCGGCGCTTTACGGCACGTGGAATGCCGGCAAGCTCGGCGTCACGGTCAATCTCCGGGATGAGGAAGGACAGCAGATCGTCCGCGACCTCACCGCCTGGGCGGATGTGGTGCTTGAAGCGTTTTCACCGGGAACGCTGTCGAAGTGGGGTCTTGATTACACCTCCCTCAGCGCCGACCATCCCGACCTCATCATGGTCAGCAGCTCTATCAGCGGTCAGACCGGGCCTTTATCACGGCTCGCTGGCTTCGGTAACGTCGGCGCGGCCCTCTCGGGATTTCAGGAGGTCAGCGGTTGGCCCGAAGACGTCCCGATTGGACCTTTCGGCCCCTACACCGACTTCGTCGGGCCCCGGATGGGGCTCGCCGTGCTCCTAGCTGCGCTGGAACACCGAGCCGAGACCGGCGAGGGCTGCTACATCGACCTCTCGCAGGTCGAGTCCGGGGTGTACTTCCAGGCGCCCGAGCTCGTTGAGTACGAGCTCACTGGGGCGGTGGCGCAACGAATGGGTAACCGAGACCGGGCATTCGCGCCGCACGGCGTCTTTCGCACCGCAGACGAGACGATCGACGGGGAGGACAAGGCTCGCTTCGTGGCGATCGCAGTGACCACCGATGAGCAGTGGACGCAGCTGGCCGCCTGGCTGGGCGACGATACCTTGACCGCCGACGCGTCGCTCGTCACGGCCTCCGGACGTCTCGCCGCACAGGATTTACTCGAAGCCGCAATAGAGCGCGTGAGCTGTAACCGGGTCGCCCAAGAAATCGAGATCGAGCTGCAAGCACGAGGGGTGCCTGCCCACGTCGTCGCCGCCTCCCGGGACTTCATCGACGACCCGCAAATCGCGGCCCGAGGTCATTTGATCGCGCTCGACCATCCACTGTTCGGCACGACTGTCGTCGAAGGTCCGCGCTATCTGCTTTCGGACACACCGGCGAAGGTTGAGAACGCCGCGCCGACGTTTGGACGCGATAACGAGCTGGTGCTGCG
- a CDS encoding TetR/AcrR family transcriptional regulator produces the protein MTLSPIPTPQGRPRDPDVDRRIMDAALEEFAAEGWRSFSIEGVARRAQAGKSSIYRRWSSKQDVLVDAFRANELRFDLPEIGRVRAALYDLTLQMIRRSVSPAGAAHLRLRTEQDLPEELRAIADCGTRDAIASSRQLVKLGIETGELPVDVTPSLFMDCLSGAVTNRAIASALYRGDKPLKSDEEFAQELVTFLLRS, from the coding sequence ATGACGCTCTCCCCTATTCCGACCCCGCAAGGGCGTCCACGTGATCCCGACGTGGATCGCCGCATCATGGATGCAGCGCTCGAAGAATTCGCGGCAGAGGGATGGCGCTCGTTCTCCATCGAGGGCGTAGCCCGCCGCGCGCAGGCGGGGAAGTCATCGATTTATCGGCGCTGGAGTAGCAAACAGGACGTCCTGGTGGACGCCTTTCGGGCGAACGAGCTTCGATTCGACCTGCCCGAGATCGGGCGTGTGCGCGCAGCCCTCTACGACCTCACACTGCAAATGATCCGCAGGTCCGTGAGCCCCGCAGGGGCCGCTCATCTTCGATTGCGCACCGAGCAAGATCTGCCCGAAGAGTTACGTGCGATCGCTGATTGCGGAACGCGCGACGCAATTGCGTCCTCGCGGCAGCTCGTGAAACTCGGGATCGAGACCGGTGAACTCCCCGTCGATGTGACGCCCTCGCTATTCATGGACTGCCTGTCTGGCGCCGTGACCAATCGAGCGATTGCCTCCGCTCTCTATCGCGGCGATAAGCCGCTGAAGTCTGACGAAGAGTTCGCCCAGGAGCTGGTCACGTTCCTGCTGCGCAGCTGA
- a CDS encoding CoA transferase, whose product MENTTSLRKSIAERMAYRYGRGQRVDRDARKGRSHMAFISGTRVLDLTDERGLMTGRILADLGADVVHVEAPNGSPARSAQPTAAGREASFLWEAYAANKRSVALDLAVPGDAARMRALIEAADILIESSGPVAMRREGLDWSDVRQINPRLIYVSMTGFGRTGPKAGYAESDLILWAAGGPLEPHRDGSRPPVRPSIPQAHRLAAADAAAGALLALIARRTTGRGQLVDVAVQAALGSATLATVLAAAVGDVPRAIGAGQELTHRVDRSGSGSGTPAASKKWECVDGMIEFHVGIGPAAGAFTGNFFQWMLAEGEPVQKYTELDWRTVDKLIESGEFPDAEIDRVRATVRDFLATKTKDQVLRAAVQYKLLCVPIFTTADLAATEQLEARHTFVPVGDGERTLRLVGMPAAVNVDAFTLTRRAPKIGEHTDSAIRDWSTAPSGAQEEAVLA is encoded by the coding sequence GTGGAGAACACAACCTCCCTTCGAAAATCCATTGCGGAACGGATGGCGTATCGGTATGGTCGGGGCCAGCGCGTCGACCGTGACGCGCGGAAGGGCAGGTCCCACATGGCATTCATTTCCGGAACGCGCGTGCTCGACTTGACCGACGAGCGCGGGCTGATGACGGGGCGTATCCTCGCCGACCTCGGTGCGGACGTCGTGCACGTCGAGGCGCCTAACGGGTCTCCCGCACGATCGGCTCAGCCAACCGCCGCTGGTCGCGAGGCGTCATTCCTCTGGGAGGCATACGCGGCGAACAAACGTAGCGTCGCGCTCGATCTCGCCGTGCCCGGCGATGCCGCACGCATGCGGGCGCTGATCGAAGCTGCCGACATCCTCATCGAGAGCAGCGGGCCCGTCGCGATGCGTCGCGAGGGGCTCGACTGGAGCGATGTGCGGCAAATCAATCCCCGTCTTATTTATGTTTCGATGACCGGCTTCGGCCGGACCGGACCGAAGGCCGGGTATGCCGAGTCTGATCTCATCCTGTGGGCGGCGGGAGGACCGCTGGAGCCGCACCGCGACGGCTCGCGTCCACCTGTCCGTCCCTCGATCCCGCAGGCGCACCGATTGGCCGCCGCGGACGCCGCCGCCGGCGCCCTGCTGGCATTGATTGCCCGTCGAACTACTGGCCGCGGTCAGCTTGTCGACGTCGCCGTGCAAGCCGCGCTGGGGTCGGCGACGCTCGCGACGGTGCTCGCCGCGGCCGTGGGGGACGTGCCGCGCGCCATAGGCGCTGGCCAGGAACTGACACATCGGGTCGATCGATCTGGGAGCGGCTCGGGAACGCCCGCCGCTTCCAAGAAGTGGGAATGCGTCGACGGAATGATCGAGTTCCACGTCGGTATCGGACCGGCGGCCGGGGCCTTCACTGGGAATTTCTTCCAATGGATGCTCGCCGAGGGCGAACCGGTCCAGAAGTACACCGAACTCGACTGGCGCACAGTCGACAAGCTCATCGAGTCGGGCGAATTTCCAGACGCAGAAATCGACCGCGTGCGGGCAACCGTACGTGACTTCCTGGCGACGAAGACGAAAGACCAGGTCCTGCGAGCGGCAGTGCAGTACAAGCTCCTCTGCGTCCCGATCTTCACTACAGCCGACCTAGCCGCCACCGAACAGCTGGAGGCGCGTCATACCTTCGTCCCAGTAGGAGACGGTGAACGAACACTTCGTCTCGTAGGTATGCCGGCCGCGGTGAACGTCGACGCTTTCACGCTTACGCGTCGCGCGCCGAAAATCGGTGAGCACACCGACAGTGCCATTCGTGATTGGTCGACCGCACCGTCCGGTGCTCAGGAAGAAGCGGTGCTCGCATGA